The proteins below are encoded in one region of Nitrospirota bacterium:
- a CDS encoding sulfurtransferase TusA family protein: MPVRFIENVKADVTADIVYMMCPMHLLKLEELMKTLSPGQVLEILTDYDGAFEDISGWCEKTGNEFLGIEETEEFFKFFIKKKER; the protein is encoded by the coding sequence ATGCCTGTTAGATTTATCGAGAATGTCAAGGCAGATGTCACTGCTGATATAGTATATATGATGTGTCCGATGCATCTTCTTAAGTTAGAGGAACTGATGAAGACACTTTCCCCTGGTCAGGTGCTTGAAATCCTTACTGATTATGACGGTGCTTTCGAGGACATTTCTGGCTGGTGCGAAAAAACAGGAAATGAGTTTCTTGGGATTGAAGAGACAGAGGAGTTTTTTAAGTTTTTCATTAAAAAGAAAGAGAGGTAA